A region of the Pseudoprevotella muciniphila genome:
TGCATACTGGAACATCGATTAATTAAAATTAATAGCGAAACGATACGATTATCATAATAAGTTGTATCTTTGCAAAACACAATAGCGGTCTTTTTTTTGTTGCACAAACAAATTTTGACTCTGGTTCGACGTGTGTCGAATGTCATTCTTCTAAAAAAAGAATTGATAAACCAACGTTATATTTTATTACAGTCATACTGACTGATTTATATAAATAACTGTAAAATCTGTTATAGATATATAAAACAAAGAAAATGTTAGTGCACAATTAAAAGACCGCACTTTTATTTATGGAAAAAGCAGAAATAAGAGATAAAGCTATGGTGATGAAGACGACAAAGAATCTGGCACGTCTTCTCAATACAATCAAACAGGAAGAGTTTGGTTCAAAACGCTATAAAATTACTCCAAGGCAGCTTTATCATTTTGCTTACACAAATATTGCACCCAACCGCTACAAAACATTTCATATTCACAAAAAAAGCGGAGGACTTAGAGAAATCAATGCCCCATGTTACCAATTGGGGATTATACTTTATTTCCTAAATAAGGTATTCAAATCCTTATATACTCCATCGTCATCTGTCACAGGCTTTACAGAAGGCCGTTCTGTCTATGATAATGCAAAAATGCATGTAGGTCATCACTATGTGTTTAACATAGACTTGAAGGACTTTTTCCCTTCCATTTCTCAAGGGCGAGTATGGACAAGACTACAGCTTCCACCGTTCAACTTTACTCAGGAAATTGCAAATGTGGTTGCCGGTTTGTGTTGCCACAAGAATGCAGGTAGTACTCTAAATGTGTTGCCACAAGGTGCTGCAACATCTCCAATACTGACTAATGCTGTTTGCGATAAATTAGACCGTAGAATGCGTGGTGTGGCAAAAAGATTCGGTCTCCATTATTCGCGCTATGCTGATGATATGACATTCTCCAGTATGCACAATGTTTATCAAGAAGGAAGTGAGTTTCGTTGTGAAGTTAAGCGCATTATTGAGGAACAAGGTTTTCAAATGAATGACGCAAAGACACGTTTGCTACGCGATGGCGTTAGGCAAGAAGTAACAGGACTAACTGTAAATAGTGTTGTAAATGTCTCAAGAAAGTACATAAGCGATCTAAGGTGGATTATCAGAGTATGGGAGAAGGAAGGATAC
Encoded here:
- a CDS encoding reverse transcriptase domain-containing protein, giving the protein MEKAEIRDKAMVMKTTKNLARLLNTIKQEEFGSKRYKITPRQLYHFAYTNIAPNRYKTFHIHKKSGGLREINAPCYQLGIILYFLNKVFKSLYTPSSSVTGFTEGRSVYDNAKMHVGHHYVFNIDLKDFFPSISQGRVWTRLQLPPFNFTQEIANVVAGLCCHKNAGSTLNVLPQGAATSPILTNAVCDKLDRRMRGVAKRFGLHYSRYADDMTFSSMHNVYQEGSEFRCEVKRIIEEQGFQMNDAKTRLLRDGVRQEVTGLTVNSVVNVSRKYISDLRWIIRVWEKEGYAKAYSKFYPKYKKEKGYIKKGEPIMENVIGGKLNYLKMIRGENNPAYKKLQERYNRLQQVVYVDNETDKGTSYVYVQSYTMKEFQKYFATTVTLEVSAKGKLVGKCLLAGMEKIIPISLSTQKKLCPDLESKKSGEQVISKMLTKCHVTLCRAKGKNFWLITKYEPKRSKCFSIQNTKIDIDTLLNIWEQYGTEGAVDVFQQSIYNGQRISKEGIDGLILNFILESKYPKLDTNKTQKPQKSESETLSEEEMAQLSEFADLIDSSDIDELPFTIQLNP